A stretch of DNA from Toxotes jaculatrix isolate fToxJac2 chromosome 15, fToxJac2.pri, whole genome shotgun sequence:
TGGCAGCGGGAGGCCATCTCCCAGAGGACCAGAGCCATGGAGTAAACATCCATCTGTTTGAAGGCCTCAAGGTCCTCCAGGTTCACCCTGGACTCAAGTACCTCAGGAGCCATGTAGCGAGCTGTCCCCACCTGGATGTGATGATACAGGGGCATCcaatgaaatgaagaaaaggaCATCACACACGAGTTCTGTGTCAGTTTGTGACACATCTAACCACCAAGAAACCACTAAAGCCGAGCAGTTTACCTGTCCACTGTTAGCATAGTCGTCCACAGTGAGGGACAGGTCCAATCTCAGTGCCAGACCAAAGTCACACAGAGCACAGTCCTTCCTGCTCTTTACCACAATGTTACTGCTCTTCAGGTCCCGATGGGCAACTGGCACCTACAGCGACACAGGCAACCAAGCAACCAGCAGAGtcagtgtgcagctgtgttCAACAGTAAATATTCTATACAAAATAAGTTCACCAGAAAACAAGCTAACTAGGAAGATTAACTAGCTATAGTAAGTGAATTTAAGCTTCTTATCATGAGACTGCACTTGTCAATGATGCCTGTGGTCCAACATGTTGATGAAAAGCAGGTGACATAAGGAACGCATGGAAGGTAAGATGTGCTGAAAAAATATGACAATGGAGGTCAACAAAAACTGGATTTCCAGAGATTAGGAATAGGAGGTCTTACCTTTGATATCCCGCTGGGTGTTGTGTCACTATGGAGATGAGCTAAACCTTTAGCAATGCTGCCTGCCATGGCAATAAGTTCTTCCCAGCTCAGTATGTTTGCTGTGAGGAAGTCCTGCAGGTTGCCAAGACTGTGATAGGCCAAAACCAGCCAGTATTTTCTGAGGGCGTGACCAGGCGGACCCCTCTCTTCAGCTGCCAGGAACTGAACCACGTTGTCGTGCTCCAGTTTGGAGTCAGAGAAGATGGAGCGCTCATTTCTCCACGAGGCGTACTCTACGGCTGGAAACACCTTCACTGCCACTGTTTCGTAACTGTTGACTCCACCCTTCTCAGGCTGCAGCAGGCATGCCCTCCATACTTCAGCAAAGCGCCCCTTCCCCACCAGGACCTCCAGTTTGATGGGCAGTGGATCAGTCCGTTGACCTTGCCAATctgtgatgtcactgatgatgtcattgTTGAGCGATGGTACCTTGGAGTTAGATTCCTCCCCTTCAGATCCAGGACCtgtcacacctcctcctccgcccTCCGACCGAGCAACCCGTCCCCCACGCGGCATATCCAAACCCTGGTAGAGCTCTGGACTGCGTTTGGTGGACCAGTCAGGTCGTGCAGGGGGGCCAGGTTTGTCAGGGCAGTGTGT
This window harbors:
- the tgfbr2l gene encoding TGF-beta receptor type-2, translating into MMARCWTFWTGIIVLVTACLPVVVQSFSHLSFNLCKWCEVSSPVCKDSVCVSNCTLSSFCTVIEEICIAIWRKTNDTMTVHTMCHHPSLPLEGVDPGLLLNFTSRECHMVPQPAEDGAMMVCGCQGEHECNDKLIFNKGANGFFKLQSKDVIPVVVVSLVPPVLVAIIATAAFYFYRTHCPDKPGPPARPDWSTKRSPELYQGLDMPRGGRVARSEGGGGGVTGPGSEGEESNSKVPSLNNDIISDITDWQGQRTDPLPIKLEVLVGKGRFAEVWRACLLQPEKGGVNSYETVAVKVFPAVEYASWRNERSIFSDSKLEHDNVVQFLAAEERGPPGHALRKYWLVLAYHSLGNLQDFLTANILSWEELIAMAGSIAKGLAHLHSDTTPSGISKVPVAHRDLKSSNIVVKSRKDCALCDFGLALRLDLSLTVDDYANSGQVGTARYMAPEVLESRVNLEDLEAFKQMDVYSMALVLWEMASRCHAIGKVESYEPAFGSKVCEQPCVDSMRDLVLRDRGRPDIPSAWTQHQGMSVFCSTITECWDHDPEARLTAHCVVERFNALQQQEEEEEEEELRPEADRQEDEERQKNS